A genome region from Arachis duranensis cultivar V14167 chromosome 6, aradu.V14167.gnm2.J7QH, whole genome shotgun sequence includes the following:
- the LOC107493287 gene encoding probable serine/threonine-protein kinase PBL21 has product MSCFSCLVDDDHHGKHGPGEMNRMELLIENYFKKNNTGRGRKKKKQDRGESKTDAAISFGFRELEWATDTFKEANLIGEGGFGRVYKGRLLTGQVVAVKQLNHDGHQGFQEFVTEVLMLSLLHHSNLVNLIGYCTDGEQRLLVYEYMPMGSLEDHLFAADPTLNNNKEGGLSWITRMKIAAGAARGLEYLHCKANPPVIYRDLKSANILLDNDFNPKLSDFGLAKLGPVGDNTHVSTRVMGTYGYCAPEYAMSGKLTLKSDIYSFGVVLLELITGRKAMDFTRKQGSQNLVSWARAFLSDRKKFRQMVDPRLRGSYPVRCMHHAICITAMCLQDQPIFRPHVRDIVAALDYIVSQSILELDKHGRLASPSVSAIVDVVAAPSVAGAVFLSPSPIFKEQVGVIAPDLDLSPLYLDKVVVDGAIVSPPRPKTDSELKTSGQQIIESPPREVDQQEGFLPSSSESPTFAAEEIAPTPPTPAADPSSIPLDDSTLPSQ; this is encoded by the exons ATGAGCTGCTTCTCTTGCCTTGTTGATGATGATCACCACGGGAAGCATGGGCCCGGGGAGATGAACAGAATGGAATTATTAATTGAGAACTACTTTAAGAAGAATAATACAGGGAGAGggcggaagaagaagaagcaggatCGGGGTGAAAGCAAGACAGACGCTGCCATCAGCTTTGGTTTTCGGGAGCTTGAATGGGCAACCGACACTTTCAAGGAAGCCAACTTGATTGGGGAAGGCGGTTTTGGAAGGGTTTACAAGGGTCGTCTCTTGACAGGCCAG GTGGTTGCTGTAAAACAATTAAATCATGACGGGCATCAAGGTTTTCAAGAATTTGTGACAGAGGTGCTTATGCTTAGCCTCCTCCACCATTCTAATCTCGTTAACTTGATTGGCTATTGCACCGATGGTGAGCAGAGGCTGTTGGTGTATGAATATATGCCCATGGGTAGCCTTGAAGATCATCTTTTtg CAGCAGATCCTACattgaataataataaggaAGGAGGGCTAAGTTGGATAACTCGAATGAAAATCGCGGCCGGGGCTGCTCGTGGGCTGGAGTATCTCCATTGCAAAGCAAATCCACCTGTTATCTATCGCGACTTGAAATCGGCGAATATCTTATTAGACAATGATTTCAACCCAAAACTCTCAGATTTTGGGCTCGCCAAGCTAGGGCCTGTTGGAGACAACACCCATGTTTCCACCAGAGTCATGGGAACGTACGGCTACTGCGCCCCCGAATATGCCATGAGTGGAAAATTAACTCTTAAATCCGATATTTACAGCTTTGGTGTTGTCTTGCTCGAGTTGATCACTGGTCGTAAGGCCATGGATTTCACTAGAAAACAAGGCAGCCAAAACTTAGTTTCATGG GCTCGTGCTTTCTTAAGTGACAGGAAAAAGTTTAGGCAAATGGTTGACCCTCGATTGCGGGGAAGCTATCCTGTGCGTTGCATGCATCATGCGATTTGTATAACCGCAATGTGTCTGCAGGACCAACCAATTTTTCGTCCACATGTTCGTGATATTGTTGCTGCACTAGATTACATAGTTTCTCAGAGTATTCTTGAACTCGATAAGCATGGAAGACT AGCTTCTCCCTCCGTCTCCGCCATCGTTGATGTCGTTGCTGCACCTTCTGTCGCCGGAGCTGTGTTTCTTTCCCCTTCTCCAA TCTTCAAGGAACAAGTCGGAGTTATCGCTCCCGACTTAGACCTTTCACCCCTCTATCTTGACAAGGTGGTCGTTGATGGGGCAATTGTCTCTCCTCCTCGTCCTAAAACTGATTCTGAGCTGAAGACTAGTGGGCAACAAATTATTGAATCTCCTCCTCGTGAGGTGGATCAACAGGAAGGATTTCTGCCGAGTTCTTCTGAGTCTCCGACTTTTGCCGCCGAAGAAATTGCTCCGACCCCTCCGACTCCTGCAGCAGACCCGAGTTCCATTCCTCTTGATGACTCCACTCTTCCTTCCCAGTAA